The following are from one region of the Streptomyces decoyicus genome:
- a CDS encoding acyltransferase domain-containing protein, which produces MHSTPPATPPNEPDYEGWLTARLRHYLGRPVAADVAFAEYGLDSVAALSLYGDIEEEFGPLIDPTDIWDYPTVRELTRYLQLRDIRPCGGRRIRAAFVFTGQGCQHPGMTAGLYMHSTGYRGYLDEAADVLRPYTGLSVVDLILSGDRRIHRTAFTQPALFAVQYALARTLEEAGVRPVAVLGHGIGEYAAATAAGALPLADAAKLVALRGAFMQYLPASNGGMMATCAAPYEATEAIAGEPGVVIGAINAARATVLSGELAGLERVRVRLEERGIRCTLLEVSHSFQSPLMEPMLPRFEAVARRLPGGAPRLPYYSTVHGRLTTQPLYAPYWSRQITAPVRFADAARQLLDQETPSHVVEIGPKVVLTPFVRRMGGSAGPVCLGVCRGPESNAVDLAGVLSALDAGPLSDPLVRA; this is translated from the coding sequence ATGCACAGCACGCCGCCGGCCACCCCGCCGAACGAACCGGACTACGAGGGCTGGCTCACCGCCCGCCTACGGCACTACCTGGGCAGGCCGGTCGCGGCCGACGTCGCCTTCGCGGAGTACGGACTGGACTCGGTGGCCGCGCTGAGCCTCTACGGCGACATCGAGGAGGAGTTCGGCCCGCTGATCGACCCGACCGACATCTGGGACTACCCCACCGTGCGGGAGCTCACCCGCTACCTCCAGCTCCGCGACATCCGGCCCTGCGGCGGCCGGCGGATCCGCGCCGCCTTCGTCTTCACCGGCCAGGGCTGCCAGCACCCGGGAATGACCGCCGGCCTCTACATGCACTCCACCGGCTACCGCGGCTACCTCGACGAGGCCGCCGACGTGCTGCGGCCCTACACCGGCCTGTCCGTCGTCGACCTGATCCTCAGCGGTGACCGCCGGATCCACCGGACCGCCTTCACCCAGCCCGCGCTGTTCGCCGTGCAGTACGCCCTCGCCCGCACCCTGGAGGAGGCCGGGGTGCGGCCGGTCGCGGTGCTCGGCCACGGCATCGGCGAGTACGCCGCGGCGACCGCCGCCGGGGCGCTGCCGCTCGCCGACGCCGCCAAACTCGTCGCCCTGCGCGGGGCGTTCATGCAGTACCTCCCGGCGTCGAACGGCGGCATGATGGCCACCTGCGCCGCGCCCTACGAGGCCACCGAGGCGATCGCCGGTGAGCCGGGCGTCGTCATCGGCGCGATCAACGCCGCCCGGGCGACCGTGCTCTCCGGGGAACTGGCGGGCCTCGAACGGGTCCGGGTCCGGCTGGAGGAGCGGGGTATCCGCTGCACCCTGCTGGAGGTGTCGCACTCCTTCCAGTCGCCGCTGATGGAGCCGATGCTGCCGCGTTTCGAGGCGGTGGCCCGCCGGCTGCCCGGCGGCGCCCCGCGGCTGCCCTACTACTCCACGGTGCACGGCAGGCTCACCACCCAGCCGCTCTACGCGCCGTACTGGAGCCGGCAGATCACCGCCCCGGTCCGGTTCGCCGACGCGGCACGGCAACTGCTCGACCAGGAAACCCCCAGCCATGTCGTGGAGATCGGCCCGAAGGTCGTGCTCACCCCGTTCGTACGGCGGATGGGCGGCTCGGCCGGCCCCGTCTGCCTCGGGGTGTGCCGGGGCCCGGAGAGCAACGCCGTCGATCTGGCCGGCGTGCTCTCCGCGCTGGACGCCGGCCCGCTGTCCGACCCACTGGTACGGGCCTGA
- a CDS encoding 4'-phosphopantetheinyl transferase family protein → MAPASPAAGPPLRRPRAVAGPQGPWHTVHDDLAATGVVLVYGRLAQWLPHIQDVALVRPVLGRDWHRYQTLTHPRAKERFLASRLLLRYAAALAIETAPDLVDLAYQPGGRPFVRGCDQIDISLSHTEEVMVVGITSRGRVGVDVELAARRMAGTGSEAQGCTPFERQRLDAADDGVRNDTLVRLWTLKEAYSKALGQGLRFRFTEFGFALDGTWARLVGPDGRDAGADDWAFATFAVDDKYVVSVAVQDAGFGGGTDLSVQTALDAGLLDALLDTTG, encoded by the coding sequence ATGGCGCCGGCGTCCCCCGCTGCCGGGCCCCCGCTCCGCCGCCCCCGGGCCGTCGCCGGCCCGCAGGGACCGTGGCACACCGTCCATGACGACCTGGCCGCCACCGGTGTGGTCCTCGTCTACGGGCGGCTGGCGCAGTGGCTGCCGCACATCCAGGACGTGGCCCTGGTGCGCCCCGTGCTCGGCCGCGACTGGCACCGCTACCAGACGCTGACCCACCCGCGGGCCAAGGAACGGTTCCTGGCCTCGCGGCTGCTGCTGCGCTACGCCGCGGCGCTGGCCATCGAGACCGCGCCGGACCTGGTGGACCTGGCCTACCAGCCCGGCGGCCGGCCGTTCGTCCGCGGCTGCGACCAGATCGACATCAGCCTCAGCCACACCGAGGAGGTGATGGTGGTGGGCATCACCAGCCGCGGGCGGGTGGGCGTCGACGTGGAACTGGCGGCGCGCCGGATGGCCGGCACCGGCTCGGAGGCGCAGGGCTGCACCCCCTTCGAGCGGCAGCGGCTGGATGCCGCGGACGACGGGGTCCGCAACGACACGCTGGTGCGGCTGTGGACGCTGAAGGAGGCGTACAGCAAGGCGCTGGGGCAGGGCCTGCGGTTCCGCTTCACCGAGTTCGGCTTCGCGCTGGACGGCACCTGGGCCCGGCTGGTCGGGCCGGACGGGCGGGACGCGGGGGCCGACGACTGGGCCTTTGCCACCTTCGCCGTCGACGACAAATACGTCGTCAGCGTCGCCGTGCAGGACGCGGGGTTCGGCGGCGGCACCGACCTGTCCGTCCAGACGGCGCTGGACGCCGGGCTGCTGGACGCGCTGCTGGACACGACCGGCTGA
- a CDS encoding response regulator transcription factor: MLAVKILLAEDVHMIRGALIALLELEPDLRVIASVDRGDKIVEAALASRPDVAVVDIDLPGIDGLTAAAELHQRLPDCRTLILTSLGRPGTLRRALASQVTGFLLKDAPPDQLAQAVRSVAAGRRVIDPQLALAAWDSPENPLSPRELEVLRLAARGADAAEIAGCLFLSQGTVRNYLTAIVTKLNARNRIDAVRIAEEAGWIP; the protein is encoded by the coding sequence ATGCTCGCCGTCAAGATCCTGCTCGCCGAGGATGTGCACATGATCCGCGGTGCGCTCATCGCCCTTCTGGAACTGGAACCGGATCTGCGGGTGATCGCTTCCGTGGACCGCGGCGACAAGATCGTGGAAGCCGCGCTCGCCAGCCGGCCCGATGTCGCCGTCGTCGACATCGACCTGCCCGGCATCGACGGGCTGACCGCCGCCGCGGAGCTGCACCAGCGCCTCCCGGACTGCCGCACCCTGATCCTCACCAGCCTCGGGCGGCCGGGGACGCTGCGCCGCGCGCTGGCCTCCCAGGTGACGGGCTTCCTGCTCAAGGACGCGCCGCCCGACCAGCTCGCCCAGGCGGTGCGGAGCGTGGCGGCGGGGCGGCGCGTCATCGACCCGCAACTGGCCCTGGCCGCCTGGGACTCCCCCGAGAACCCGCTCTCGCCCCGCGAACTGGAAGTGCTGCGGCTGGCCGCCCGGGGCGCGGACGCCGCGGAGATCGCGGGCTGTCTGTTCCTCTCGCAGGGCACCGTCCGCAACTACCTCACCGCGATCGTCACCAAGCTCAACGCCCGCAACCGGATCGACGCGGTCCGGATCGCGGAGGAGGCCGGCTGGATCCCGTAG
- a CDS encoding sensor histidine kinase codes for MGVTGVPSDADAEPSHQRSRWPARLPDRDLPAPRLARTITIVVLLCLSIVVSLNSLEYSANMPTLAASVAIVLAVFFLQFLHSSSRAQRWTTRTRVLMLLTQAVFTYAPVLIFHRTWVSMTGPLAGSILLLVPFPRAWIPFAATVAVPASFQLVVSLSWLETSYLVLSTLFTGLVIYGLSRLTDLVQEVHRSRAELARLAVSQERLRFSRDLHDLLGYSLSAITLKSELIYRLVPGRPEQARDEVASLLDISRQALSDVRTVASGYRDMSLAAEADSAAAILASADVQAEVEIACGHLHPVIDTVLATALREGVTNILRHSKVETCRISAVTEDERVTLTLTNDGVPDDLPALSPHSGSGIGNLKARLGAVGGRLEAERTRDGCFRMVAEAPTRPIAARTTQDRMAARPAA; via the coding sequence ATGGGTGTCACCGGCGTTCCGTCCGATGCCGACGCGGAGCCGTCACATCAGCGTTCGCGGTGGCCCGCGCGGCTGCCCGACCGTGACCTGCCCGCGCCGCGGCTCGCCCGGACCATCACCATCGTGGTGCTGTTATGCCTGTCGATCGTGGTGTCGCTCAACTCCCTTGAGTACAGCGCCAATATGCCGACCTTGGCCGCGTCGGTGGCCATCGTGCTGGCCGTGTTCTTCCTGCAGTTCCTGCACTCCTCGTCACGGGCCCAGCGCTGGACGACGCGGACGCGGGTGCTGATGCTGCTGACCCAGGCGGTTTTCACCTACGCACCTGTCCTGATCTTCCACCGCACCTGGGTCAGCATGACCGGCCCGCTTGCGGGATCGATTCTCCTGCTGGTGCCGTTTCCGCGGGCGTGGATCCCGTTCGCGGCGACGGTCGCCGTGCCCGCCTCCTTCCAGCTGGTGGTGTCGCTCAGTTGGCTGGAGACGTCGTATCTGGTGCTGTCGACGCTCTTCACGGGCCTGGTGATCTACGGGCTGTCCCGGCTCACCGACCTCGTCCAGGAGGTGCACCGCTCCCGCGCCGAACTCGCCCGGCTGGCCGTCTCGCAGGAGCGGCTGCGCTTCTCGCGGGACCTGCACGACCTGCTGGGCTACAGCCTCTCCGCGATCACGCTCAAGAGCGAGCTGATCTACCGGCTGGTGCCCGGCCGGCCGGAGCAGGCGCGCGACGAGGTCGCCTCCCTGCTGGACATTTCACGTCAGGCACTGTCGGATGTGCGCACGGTGGCCAGCGGGTACCGTGACATGTCGCTCGCCGCCGAGGCGGATTCCGCCGCGGCGATCCTGGCCTCGGCGGACGTGCAGGCGGAGGTCGAGATCGCCTGCGGACATCTGCATCCGGTCATAGACACCGTGCTCGCCACCGCACTGCGCGAGGGTGTCACCAACATTCTCCGCCACAGCAAGGTCGAGACCTGCCGCATCAGCGCCGTCACGGAGGACGAGAGAGTGACGCTGACCCTGACCAACGACGGGGTGCCCGACGATCTGCCCGCGCTCTCCCCCCACAGCGGCAGCGGCATCGGCAATCTCAAGGCCCGGCTCGGCGCGGTCGGCGGCCGGCTGGAGGCGGAACGGACGCGCGACGGGTGCTTCCGGATGGTGGCCGAGGCGCCGACGCGGCCGATCGCCGCGCGCACCACGCAAGACCGGATGGCCGCGAGACCCGCGGCCTGA
- a CDS encoding TOMM precursor leader peptide-binding protein — METTEPFVGFRRHLRAEVVPDEATYLLSGRGVTALFGRPAEVVAPLLDGTRTLSNLLTEAARELPAMQAGAVVAELATAGLIGYRPDPGVPSDGAAAAFWDLAEVSGLRSAPPRLRPTVEIVAVGRCAADGLRAACTDSGLTVVAPGPGGGSSPGTADLSLVLCDDYLAPDLAAVDTWHRAQGRPWLPVRPGGAEPWAGPVFRPDAGACWRCLADRLRGHRRGELAVQRALGADRPVAAPEASLAAGRAMGLQLAVLMAATWLGGVRRESHDAICALDTLTLHTRHHLVHRRPQCPGCGDPGLVARTVNRPVVPVSRTKAAHGGGNHRALPPEQMLARHGHLVGPVTGVVSEIRRADNAPAALHCYTSGHNVALGGGLGWLRGGLRSLSGGKGVTAVEAQVSALCEAVERYSGTRQGDEPVIRDSLRALGGDALHPNSCQLWAARQFRDRARWNATASPLQRVAAPFDVTAPTDWTPVWSLTQRRQRLLPTSLLYFGPAPDGTPPAVPADSNGNAAGSSLEDAIVQGFLELVERDAVAQWWYNRTRHAALDLDAFDEPWIAGLRTAYERDLHREVWALDLTSDFGIPVVAAVSRRRDKAAQDITFGFGAHFDPRLALRRALTEMNQLLPPVLGAREDGTGYLTRDPDLLAWWTGATVGGQPYLRPDGGQSARTPGSYGYRPRADLRDDIAAAERLVAERGLELLVLDQTRPDVGIPVVAVLVPGLRHFWTRFAPGRLFDVPVAEGRLTRPTRYEDLNPVPLFV; from the coding sequence GTGGAGACCACGGAGCCCTTCGTCGGCTTCCGCCGCCATCTGCGTGCCGAGGTGGTGCCCGACGAGGCCACCTACCTGCTGTCCGGGCGGGGGGTCACCGCGCTGTTCGGCCGGCCCGCCGAGGTCGTCGCGCCGCTCCTCGACGGGACGCGGACACTGTCGAACCTGCTGACGGAGGCGGCCCGGGAGCTGCCCGCGATGCAGGCCGGTGCGGTGGTGGCCGAGCTGGCGACGGCCGGCCTCATCGGCTACCGCCCCGATCCCGGTGTGCCGTCCGACGGTGCGGCCGCGGCCTTCTGGGATCTGGCGGAGGTCTCCGGCCTGCGGTCCGCCCCGCCGCGCCTTCGTCCCACGGTCGAGATCGTGGCCGTGGGACGGTGTGCGGCCGACGGGCTGCGCGCCGCATGCACGGACTCCGGGCTCACGGTGGTCGCGCCCGGCCCCGGCGGCGGCTCGTCTCCGGGCACGGCGGATCTCTCCCTCGTGCTCTGCGACGACTACCTCGCCCCGGACCTGGCGGCGGTCGACACCTGGCACCGTGCACAGGGCCGGCCCTGGCTGCCGGTGCGGCCCGGCGGCGCCGAGCCGTGGGCCGGACCGGTGTTCCGGCCGGACGCGGGCGCCTGCTGGCGCTGTCTGGCGGACCGGCTGCGCGGTCACCGGCGGGGCGAACTGGCCGTGCAGCGCGCCCTGGGGGCGGACCGCCCGGTGGCGGCGCCCGAGGCCTCCCTGGCCGCCGGCCGCGCCATGGGCCTTCAACTCGCCGTGCTGATGGCGGCGACCTGGCTGGGCGGGGTACGACGGGAGAGCCATGACGCGATCTGTGCGCTGGACACCCTGACGCTGCACACCCGGCACCACCTCGTGCACCGAAGACCCCAGTGCCCCGGTTGCGGTGACCCGGGGCTGGTGGCGCGGACGGTGAACCGGCCGGTGGTGCCGGTCTCGCGCACCAAGGCCGCGCACGGCGGCGGCAATCACCGGGCGCTGCCCCCCGAGCAGATGCTGGCGCGCCACGGCCATCTGGTGGGGCCGGTGACCGGCGTCGTCAGCGAGATCCGGCGGGCGGACAACGCCCCTGCCGCGCTGCACTGTTACACCTCGGGGCACAACGTGGCGCTCGGCGGCGGGCTGGGCTGGCTGCGCGGCGGGCTGCGCAGCCTCAGCGGCGGCAAGGGCGTCACCGCGGTCGAGGCGCAGGTCAGTGCGCTGTGCGAGGCCGTGGAGCGCTACTCGGGGACGCGGCAGGGCGATGAGCCGGTGATCCGTGACTCGCTGCGGGCGCTGGGCGGCGACGCGCTGCACCCCAACAGCTGCCAGTTGTGGGCGGCACGCCAGTTCCGTGACCGCGCGAGGTGGAACGCGACCGCCTCCCCGCTCCAGCGGGTCGCCGCGCCCTTCGATGTCACCGCGCCCACCGACTGGACCCCGGTGTGGTCACTGACCCAGCGCCGTCAACGGCTGCTGCCCACCTCGCTGTTGTACTTCGGCCCCGCCCCGGACGGCACCCCGCCCGCGGTGCCGGCCGACTCCAACGGCAACGCGGCCGGCAGCAGCCTGGAGGACGCCATCGTGCAGGGCTTCCTGGAACTGGTGGAGCGGGACGCGGTCGCCCAGTGGTGGTACAACCGGACCCGGCATGCCGCACTGGATCTCGATGCCTTCGACGAACCGTGGATCGCCGGGCTGCGCACGGCCTACGAACGGGATCTGCACCGCGAGGTGTGGGCGCTGGATCTCACCTCGGACTTCGGCATTCCGGTGGTGGCGGCCGTCTCCCGGCGGCGGGACAAGGCCGCGCAGGACATCACCTTCGGCTTCGGCGCGCACTTCGACCCGAGGCTGGCGCTGCGCCGCGCCCTGACCGAGATGAACCAGCTGCTGCCGCCGGTGCTGGGCGCCCGCGAGGACGGCACGGGGTACCTCACCCGGGACCCTGACCTGCTCGCGTGGTGGACCGGGGCGACGGTGGGCGGGCAGCCGTATCTGCGGCCCGACGGCGGGCAGTCCGCGCGCACACCGGGGAGTTACGGCTACCGGCCGCGGGCCGATCTGCGCGACGACATCGCGGCGGCGGAGCGGCTGGTGGCCGAACGGGGGCTGGAATTGCTGGTCTTGGACCAGACGAGGCCGGACGTGGGCATTCCGGTGGTGGCGGTGCTGGTGCCGGGGCTGCGGCACTTCTGGACGCGGTTCGCCCCCGGCAGGCTCTTCGACGTCCCGGTGGCCGAGGGGCGGCTGACGCGGCCGACCCGCTACGAGGACCTGAACCCCGTCCCGCTCTTCGTCTAG
- a CDS encoding AfsR/SARP family transcriptional regulator — MEIKVLGPLTAHEHGVSLVPSAAKPRQILALLALQGDHVVTVPTLMEEIWGQNVPRSAATTLQTYILQLRRKIAVALDGDPVRNAKEVLVTQHGGYLLQVQPGQVDVQEFEQLALSGRGAYDAHDYAAASALLGKALAVWQGPALVDVPVGGVLELEVLRLEEDRMACLERRIDADLKLGRHTEVVPELCFLAARHPMHENFCAQLMTALHCSGSSWRALEAYQRLRDALVGELGIEPSARLQQLQHAVLSGDVDLGQSLTATG; from the coding sequence ATGGAAATCAAGGTTCTGGGCCCGCTGACCGCCCACGAGCACGGTGTCTCGCTGGTGCCGAGCGCCGCCAAACCGCGCCAGATACTCGCGCTGCTCGCGCTACAGGGCGACCATGTGGTGACCGTGCCCACGCTGATGGAGGAGATCTGGGGGCAGAACGTGCCGCGCAGCGCGGCCACCACCCTTCAGACCTACATCCTCCAGCTGCGCCGCAAGATCGCGGTGGCCCTGGACGGCGACCCCGTGCGCAACGCCAAGGAAGTCCTGGTCACCCAGCACGGCGGCTATCTCCTCCAGGTCCAGCCCGGCCAGGTCGACGTCCAGGAGTTCGAGCAGCTCGCCCTGTCGGGACGCGGCGCCTACGACGCCCATGACTACGCCGCCGCCTCCGCCCTGCTGGGCAAGGCCCTGGCGGTCTGGCAGGGGCCCGCGCTGGTCGATGTGCCCGTGGGAGGCGTACTGGAACTGGAGGTGCTCCGGCTGGAGGAGGACCGGATGGCCTGTCTGGAGCGCCGGATCGACGCCGACCTCAAACTCGGCCGGCACACCGAAGTGGTGCCCGAACTCTGCTTCCTCGCCGCCCGGCACCCCATGCACGAGAACTTCTGCGCCCAGCTGATGACCGCACTGCACTGCTCCGGCAGCTCCTGGCGTGCGCTGGAGGCGTACCAGCGGCTGCGCGACGCGCTCGTCGGGGAGCTCGGCATCGAGCCGTCGGCCCGGCTCCAGCAGCTCCAGCACGCCGTACTGTCCGGCGACGTGGACCTCGGGCAGTCGCTGACCGCCACCGGCTGA